The Sandaracinaceae bacterium genome window below encodes:
- a CDS encoding peptide chain release factor 3, with amino-acid sequence MANEFQTRRTFAIISHPDAGKTTLTEKLLLYGGAIHAAGAVKSRKSKRSAVSDWMELEKERGISVTSSVLQFKYDGIDWNLLDTPGHNDFSEDTYRTLTAADCAIMILDAAKGVEPQTRKLFHVCRMRGTPIVTFVNKLDRPARDAFDLMSQVEDVLGIHTVPFTWPIGSGDLFQGVYDLRNRVVERFQKGEVGKRAEVTLTGIDDPELGKLLGDEPAETLRNEIELLEGAGEGWDEAAFLGGQLTPVFFGSALNNFGIETFLRDFKALCPPPGTRLAGDVEVHPTDDRFSAFIFKVQANMDPSHRDRVAFARICSGKFEGGMRVNHFRLKKEIRLNRAEQFFAQDRETVMEAFAGDILGLYDPGIFRIGDTLSSGSPLAFDAVPRFSPEHFGRIQLLDPLKRKQLQKGIQELAEEGTVQLFTQPGREKDPICGVVGRLQFEVLTFRIQHEYGAKIVFDALPYTYARWVEGAADCEELDKRRVPLAVMDIDGQPVALFRDQWELDRIARDNPSWKFHETAPMFVAS; translated from the coding sequence ATGGCCAATGAGTTCCAAACCCGGCGCACGTTCGCCATCATCTCGCACCCGGACGCGGGTAAGACCACCCTGACCGAGAAGCTCCTGCTCTACGGGGGCGCCATCCACGCGGCCGGCGCGGTCAAGAGCCGCAAGTCGAAGCGCAGCGCGGTCAGCGACTGGATGGAGCTCGAGAAGGAGCGCGGCATCTCGGTCACGTCCTCCGTGCTGCAGTTCAAGTACGACGGCATCGACTGGAACCTGCTCGACACGCCGGGTCACAACGACTTCAGCGAAGACACGTACCGCACGCTCACCGCGGCGGACTGCGCCATCATGATCCTGGACGCGGCCAAGGGCGTGGAGCCCCAGACTCGCAAGCTGTTCCACGTGTGCCGCATGCGCGGGACGCCCATCGTCACCTTCGTGAACAAGCTGGACCGCCCGGCGCGCGACGCCTTCGACCTGATGAGTCAGGTGGAGGACGTGCTGGGCATCCACACCGTGCCCTTCACCTGGCCCATCGGCAGCGGTGACCTGTTCCAGGGCGTCTACGACCTGCGCAACCGCGTGGTGGAGCGGTTCCAGAAGGGCGAGGTGGGCAAGCGCGCCGAGGTCACGCTCACCGGCATCGACGACCCCGAGCTGGGTAAGCTGCTGGGCGACGAGCCCGCCGAGACGCTGCGCAACGAGATCGAGCTGCTGGAAGGCGCCGGCGAGGGCTGGGACGAAGCCGCCTTCCTGGGCGGCCAGCTCACCCCGGTCTTCTTCGGCAGCGCGCTCAACAACTTCGGCATCGAGACGTTCCTGCGTGACTTCAAGGCGCTCTGTCCGCCGCCCGGCACGCGCCTGGCGGGCGATGTGGAGGTGCACCCCACCGACGACCGCTTCAGCGCGTTCATCTTCAAGGTGCAGGCCAACATGGACCCCTCGCACCGGGACCGCGTGGCCTTCGCGCGCATCTGCTCCGGCAAGTTCGAGGGCGGCATGCGCGTGAACCACTTCCGCCTGAAGAAAGAGATTCGGCTCAACCGCGCCGAGCAGTTCTTCGCGCAGGACCGTGAGACGGTCATGGAGGCCTTCGCGGGCGACATCCTGGGGCTCTACGACCCGGGCATCTTCCGCATCGGCGACACGCTCAGCAGCGGCAGCCCGCTGGCCTTCGACGCGGTGCCGCGCTTCTCGCCGGAGCACTTCGGGCGCATCCAGCTGCTGGACCCGCTCAAGCGCAAGCAGCTGCAGAAGGGCATTCAAGAGCTGGCCGAGGAGGGCACCGTGCAGCTCTTCACGCAGCCGGGACGCGAGAAGGACCCCATCTGTGGCGTGGTGGGCCGCCTGCAGTTCGAGGTGCTCACCTTCCGCATCCAGCACGAGTACGGCGCCAAGATCGTGTTCGACGCGCTGCCGTACACCTACGCCCGCTGGGTGGAGGGCGCGGCCGACTGCGAGGAGCTCGACAAGCGGCGCGTGCCGCTCGCCGTCATGGACATCGATGGTCAGCCGGTGGCGCTGTTCCGCGACCAGTGGGAGCTCGACCGCATCGCGCGGGACAACCCGTCGTGGAAGTTCCACGAGACGGCGCCCATGTTCGTGGCCTCCTGA
- a CDS encoding serine/threonine protein kinase, with the protein MGEADFSTDHLDDLEEFSRPDRYVGTVLADRYRVLRLLGEGGMGAVYEAEHTVIGRRVAVKVLHAQFASESKVVKRFVNEARAAAMIGHPNILDCTDLGQAEDGSPFLVLELLTGRDLDEEIEVGGPMQVGRLVDIMLQAASALSAAHKKGIVHRDMKPDNIYLVEHGPRDPHVKVLDFGISKFASHMATSPGTAVGAAMGTPYYMAPEQLRDASAVDARADVYAMGVIMYQALTGRVPYMADSLAGLALQITTGDAPPLSMLRGNLPAGLEEVIATAMERDLAERYASMDEFAEALRPYQSVTEAEISVRSDLPSGSALLSAGTRSHIRTGPGARKKTPVPAEAVSGGSRTLMIALAVVTVLALGGGAAAIAISRSEVEAPPPIAAVAVSPVIPATATVAATDTDGNPAGGTQPAAGTAPAVATVSLHIESDADGGRAVVRGRILDLPYDADIESSTEPELIEVSGERRQSLRFLLTLDQARSLRVNLPRGSGLRDATADELNAALNGGQVVEDTSGSGSTRLRTDSTRPGTDTAAEPTPAPMVDPTPTPRPPPNPHVYSGPAGDLPTL; encoded by the coding sequence ATGGGCGAAGCCGACTTCAGCACCGACCACTTGGACGACCTCGAGGAGTTCTCGCGACCCGACCGCTACGTGGGAACCGTCCTCGCTGATCGCTACCGCGTGCTGCGTCTGCTGGGCGAAGGCGGCATGGGCGCGGTCTACGAAGCCGAGCATACCGTCATCGGCCGACGCGTGGCCGTGAAGGTGCTGCACGCGCAGTTCGCGTCCGAGAGCAAGGTCGTCAAGCGCTTCGTCAACGAGGCGCGCGCGGCCGCCATGATTGGCCACCCCAACATCCTGGACTGCACGGACCTCGGCCAGGCCGAGGACGGCTCGCCGTTCCTGGTGCTGGAGCTGCTGACTGGACGCGACCTCGACGAAGAGATCGAAGTCGGCGGCCCCATGCAGGTCGGTCGCCTCGTGGACATCATGCTGCAGGCGGCCAGCGCGCTCTCGGCGGCCCACAAGAAGGGCATCGTCCACCGCGACATGAAGCCCGACAACATCTACCTGGTGGAGCACGGCCCCCGTGACCCCCACGTGAAGGTGTTGGACTTCGGTATCTCCAAGTTCGCGTCGCACATGGCCACCAGCCCCGGCACGGCCGTGGGCGCCGCCATGGGAACGCCGTACTACATGGCGCCAGAGCAGCTGCGTGACGCCTCCGCGGTGGACGCCCGTGCGGACGTGTACGCCATGGGTGTCATCATGTACCAGGCGCTCACGGGCCGCGTTCCGTACATGGCCGACTCGCTGGCCGGCCTCGCGCTGCAGATCACCACGGGTGACGCGCCGCCCCTCAGCATGCTGCGCGGCAACCTCCCGGCGGGCCTCGAAGAGGTCATCGCCACCGCCATGGAGCGCGACCTCGCCGAGCGCTACGCCTCCATGGACGAGTTCGCCGAGGCGCTGCGTCCGTACCAGAGCGTCACCGAGGCCGAGATCTCGGTGCGCTCGGACCTGCCCTCTGGGTCTGCGCTGCTCAGCGCGGGCACGCGCTCGCACATCCGCACGGGGCCTGGCGCTCGCAAGAAGACGCCGGTGCCTGCGGAGGCGGTGAGCGGCGGCAGCCGCACCCTCATGATCGCGCTGGCCGTGGTCACCGTGCTGGCCCTGGGCGGCGGCGCAGCGGCCATCGCCATCTCGCGCTCCGAAGTGGAGGCCCCCCCGCCCATCGCGGCCGTGGCGGTCTCCCCCGTCATCCCCGCCACCGCCACCGTGGCGGCCACGGACACGGACGGCAACCCCGCGGGCGGCACGCAACCTGCCGCCGGCACGGCGCCTGCCGTCGCCACCGTCAGCCTGCACATCGAGAGCGATGCCGATGGCGGGCGCGCCGTGGTGCGTGGCCGCATCCTGGACCTCCCGTACGACGCCGACATCGAGTCCAGCACCGAGCCCGAGCTCATCGAGGTCAGCGGCGAGCGGCGCCAGAGCCTGCGCTTCCTGCTCACGCTCGACCAAGCCCGCAGCCTGCGCGTGAACCTCCCGCGCGGCAGCGGCCTGCGCGACGCCACGGCCGACGAACTGAACGCCGCCCTGAACGGTGGTCAGGTCGTCGAAGACACCAGCGGGTCGGGCTCCACACGGCTCCGCACCGACAGCACTCGTCCCGGCACGGACACGGCGGCAGAGCCCACGCCCGCGCCCATGGTGGACCCGACGCCCACGCCCAGGCCGCCGCCCAACCCGCACGTCTACAGCGGCCCGGCCGGCGACCTGCCCACCCTCTGA